A stretch of DNA from Cohaesibacter gelatinilyticus:
ATCCTGCTTCGTACTCCGGCAGGTAACTGGATCTTTGCATCCGGTGGTGATGCCAATGCTGCATCCAACTCGGGGGTACCTGTTCGCAAGGTCAAGATCTCTCTCTTCATGGTTACCGCCTGTTGCGCGGCGTTACTTGCCGTCATTCAGGTGATCGATGCGGGTTCGACCGATGCTCGTCGTGGTTTTCAGAAGGAATTTGAGGCCATTATCGCGGCAGTGATCGGCGGTTGTCTGTTGACCGGCGGCTACGGCTCCGCAATTGGAGCGTTCTTCGGTGCGACCATCTTCGGAATGGTCGTGATTGGCTTGACCTATACCAACTTTGATCAGGATTGGTTCCAGGTCTTCCTTGGCGGCATGCTGCTGCTGGCTGTGTTGTTCAACAACATGATCCGTAAACGTGTAACCGGGGAGCGCTGATCATGACCAAACCAATCGTTCATATGGACAAGATCGAAAAGCATTTTGGCAATGTCATCGCTCTGGCAGGTGTCAGCTTTGATGTCACTCCTGGAGAATGTCATTGTCTGCTTGGCGACAATGGTGCGGGTAAGTCGACCTTCATCAAGACCATGTCCGGTGTGCACAAGCCGACGGCGGGAGAGATCCTGTTTGAGGGAAACCACATGGATTTTGATAGCCCGCGAGATGCCATGGAAGCAGGCATTGCAACGGTGTATCAGGATTTGGCAATGATCCCGCTGATGTCGGTGACGCGTAACTTCTTCATGGGGCGTGAACCAACCAAAGGTCGTGGCATTCTAAAGCGTTTTGATACTGAGACTGCCAATGAGATCTGCATGGAGGAAATGCGCAAGATGGGTATCAATCTGCGCGGGCCGGATCAGGCTGTGGGAACATTATCTGGTGGTGAGCGTCAGACCGTGGCCATCGCCCGCGCGGTTCACTTCGGTGCCAAAGTATTGATTCTTGATGAGCCGACCTCTGCACTTGGCGTGCGCCAGACCTCCAATGTCCTGGCGACCATCGATCGGGTCCGCAATCAGGGCATTGGTGTGGTTTTCATCACTCATAACGTTCGTCATTCTCTGGCTGTGGGTGATCGTTTTACAGTGTTGAACAGGGGCAAGACCCTTGGCACGGCCAAGAAAGGCGATATCACTCCTGATGAGC
This window harbors:
- a CDS encoding ATP-binding cassette domain-containing protein, producing the protein MTKPIVHMDKIEKHFGNVIALAGVSFDVTPGECHCLLGDNGAGKSTFIKTMSGVHKPTAGEILFEGNHMDFDSPRDAMEAGIATVYQDLAMIPLMSVTRNFFMGREPTKGRGILKRFDTETANEICMEEMRKMGINLRGPDQAVGTLSGGERQTVAIARAVHFGAKVLILDEPTSALGVRQTSNVLATIDRVRNQGIGVVFITHNVRHSLAVGDRFTVLNRGKTLGTAKKGDITPDELQDLMAGGQELAELESSLGGTI